A region of Mobula birostris isolate sMobBir1 chromosome X, sMobBir1.hap1, whole genome shotgun sequence DNA encodes the following proteins:
- the LOC140191825 gene encoding Ig-like V-type domain-containing protein FAM187A: protein MLLPHTIFSFIPVLWALSAYASEFVIEEEEDIFKIQSCPAFLMFQNAAYLADMTFELPCLCKPKEVTSVVWYYQKKLGKGHTKVLSDFNGMKILDTSQLRFGSPISSRFSILMFSLVVFNAQPEDSGHYMCGSVKGDYFYGYDVDVQSYSNAQITFQEQKKKPQMDVETKTYKIFTLYWDWTVCDRCGVRGEQRRIGLCYFHSHYLYFRYKKTIPDVVSCGSAAVPPRYHHILKKRKAEIMVRSCFTQCPKPPNFVEGQTFIFDLFGYTNDKNKKVPKVPVQVHMHFIAQPLILACPGARAEQAVAWDKGQRQLYRQEYMMGVNHSMRLYIDHGNHLVFRDFQLSDTGTYFCWKQGQMVAGIKLKIGLPPRTHRSFTDPESIFAMQTILSSYFILMIIFIFIKCMKCCNYYFVCF, encoded by the coding sequence ATGTTGCTCCCACACACTATTTTTTCATTTATTCCCGTTCTGTGGGCACTGTCTGCTTATGCTAGTGAGTTTGTAATAGAAGAGGAAGAAGATATATTCAAGATCCAGTCTTGCCCTGCCTTCTTAATGTTCCAGAACGCTGCTTATCTGGCTGATATGACCTTTGAACTGCCATGCCTCTGTAAGCCTAAGGAGGTGACCTCGGTTGTCTGGTACTATCAGAAAAAACTGGGCAAGGGACACACAAAGGTTCTGAGTGACTTCAATGGAATGAAGATTTTAGATACTTCACAATTACGTTTTGGATCACCAATAAGTTCACGGTTCAGTATCTTAATGTTTAGCCTGGTAGTTTTCAATGCCCAGCCTGAAGATTCTGGGCATTATATGTGTGGTTCTGTGAAGGGCGATTACTTCTACGGTTATGATGTTGATGTGCAAAGTTACAGCAATGCGCAGATAACCTTCCAGGAGCAGAAGAAGAAGCCTCAAATGGATGTGGAGACTAAGACCTACAAGATTTTTACGTTGTATTGGGACTGGACCGTGTGTGATCGGTGTGGGGTGAGAGGAGAACAACGGCGCATTGGCTTGTGTTACTTCCATAGCCATTACCTCTATTTCAGGTACAAGAAGACCATACCTGACGTGGTCTCCTGTGGCTCTGCTGCTGTTCCCCCTAGGTACCACCACATCCTGAAGAAGAGAAAAGCTGAGATTATGGTGCGGAGCTGCTTCACGCAGTGTCCAAAACCTCCCAACTTCGTTGAAGGACAGACGTTCATCTTTGACCTGTTCGGTTACACCAATGACAAGAATAAGAAAGTTCCTAAAGTCCCAGTGCAGGTGCACATGCATTTCATAGCTCAACCCTTGATTCTTGCCTGTCCAGGAGCCAGAGCAGAACAAGCAGTGGCCTGGGACAAGGGACAACGACAGCTCTACAGGCAGGAGTACATGATGGGTGTAAACCATAGCATGAGGTTGTACATTGACCATGGCAATCACCTGGTTTTCCGTGACTTTCAGTTGAGTGATACTGGGACCTATTTCTGTTGGAAGCAAGGCCAGATGGTGGCTGGGATTAAGCTGAAGATTGGCCTCCCACCGAGGACCCATCGAAGTTTCACTGATCCTGAGTCCATCTTTGCAATGCAAACAATCCTGAGCTCTTACTTCATTTTGATGATAATATTTATTTTCATCAAATGTATGAAATGTTgcaattattattttgtttgctttTAA